A genomic segment from Legionella quinlivanii encodes:
- a CDS encoding acetyl-CoA C-acyltransferase: MTNVYVVDVLRTPVGKAPRGVFRHTLPDDLLAHTIRSLRERNSTVDWEAVCDVVIGCAMPEAEQGMNVARIASLLAGMPQSVPAMTINRFCSSGVQSIATAAASLIQGNHLLALAGGVESMSMVPLGGNKYTANPAIFENEQVAIAYGMGITAENVAKQWSVSREEQDQFAAQSHAKATAAQQKGYFNAEIVPVEIIDRKADLNHLEVNSQKKLISKDEGPRADTSYEMISRLKPVFAARGSVTAGNSSQTSDGAGIALLASEQALKQFDLQPMGRLLGYAVAGVPPEVMGIGPINAIPLALKQAGLSIEQLDWIELNEAFAAQALAVIKTLGLPPEKVNPLGGAIALGHPLGATGTIRTATLLHGLRRIKGKYGMVTMCIGTGMGAAAIFEAL, from the coding sequence ATGACTAATGTTTATGTTGTGGATGTATTGCGTACACCGGTTGGCAAGGCTCCTCGAGGCGTATTCAGGCATACTCTGCCTGATGATTTGCTTGCTCACACAATACGATCTTTAAGGGAACGAAATAGTACCGTGGATTGGGAAGCGGTTTGTGATGTGGTCATTGGCTGCGCCATGCCTGAAGCCGAGCAGGGGATGAATGTGGCTCGTATTGCCTCTTTACTGGCTGGAATGCCTCAGTCTGTTCCGGCCATGACTATTAATCGATTCTGTTCCTCAGGTGTACAAAGCATTGCTACGGCGGCAGCTTCACTTATTCAGGGGAATCATTTGCTGGCTCTTGCTGGCGGTGTTGAAAGTATGTCAATGGTTCCTTTGGGAGGAAATAAATATACTGCAAATCCTGCCATTTTTGAAAATGAGCAGGTAGCTATAGCTTATGGAATGGGAATTACGGCGGAGAATGTTGCTAAACAGTGGAGTGTCTCGAGAGAAGAACAGGATCAATTTGCTGCTCAAAGTCATGCCAAAGCAACTGCTGCCCAACAAAAAGGCTATTTCAATGCCGAGATTGTACCTGTGGAGATTATCGATCGTAAGGCAGATCTTAACCACCTGGAAGTCAATTCGCAAAAGAAATTGATAAGTAAGGACGAAGGCCCGCGAGCGGATACTTCTTATGAAATGATCTCTCGGCTGAAGCCTGTATTTGCTGCCAGAGGTTCGGTGACAGCAGGTAACAGTTCTCAAACCAGTGATGGAGCTGGAATTGCCTTGCTAGCCAGCGAGCAGGCTCTGAAGCAATTTGATTTGCAGCCTATGGGAAGATTACTGGGATATGCTGTAGCAGGTGTTCCTCCTGAGGTGATGGGGATTGGGCCAATCAATGCAATCCCACTGGCATTGAAGCAGGCTGGTCTTTCTATTGAACAGTTGGACTGGATTGAGCTGAATGAAGCGTTTGCGGCTCAAGCTTTGGCTGTTATAAAAACCTTAGGCTTACCACCGGAAAAAGTAAATCCGCTTGGTGGAGCCATTGCTTTAGGCCATCCTTTGGGAGCAACAGGGACCATCAGAACGGCAACCCTCCTTCATGGGCTTCGTCGTATAAAAGGTAAATATGGTATGGTCACCATGTGTATAGGTACAGGGATGGGCGCAGCAGCCATTTTTGAAGCACTGTGA
- a CDS encoding tetratricopeptide repeat protein, which produces MRSLIFAACLASNLAFADEIIGFSAFENGDYTTAYPHLVQSAEQGNDDSMYLLGRMYQYGYGVNKDAVKAADWYRKAAAKNNSLAQLSLGFLYDTGQGMTQDYKEAFNWYLKSAEQGNAIAQRNVALMYATGDGVRNPDDSKAFEWFKKSAEQGYAKAQVNLGYQYMMGLGTDKDVEKAFYWYDKAASQGDAKGEYSIALLYTGKYGITEDQTAATYWFSKAAVQGHRNAQAYLAYQYLNGLGIDADPRKAAYWYQLAAEKGHSQAQSELGQLLMSGTGIDKDYQQAAYWFTKAAAQGNVTAQGKLGYLYLAGLGVGQDNTKAYAWLKLASLNNNEQAKKELARLEPRLTSEEKQSGDQLYYVLKNTKPVPEGQEDE; this is translated from the coding sequence ATGCGTTCTTTAATTTTCGCAGCGTGCCTTGCAAGCAACCTGGCATTCGCTGATGAGATCATTGGTTTTTCGGCGTTTGAAAATGGTGATTACACTACCGCCTATCCCCATTTAGTTCAATCTGCGGAGCAAGGAAATGATGACTCTATGTATTTGCTTGGTCGAATGTATCAATATGGGTATGGAGTGAACAAAGACGCTGTCAAGGCAGCCGATTGGTATCGAAAAGCTGCTGCCAAAAATAATTCACTTGCTCAATTAAGTCTCGGATTTTTATATGATACTGGCCAGGGGATGACGCAGGATTATAAAGAAGCCTTTAATTGGTATCTAAAATCAGCAGAGCAAGGCAATGCAATTGCCCAGCGAAATGTCGCATTAATGTATGCTACTGGTGACGGGGTAAGGAATCCCGATGACAGCAAGGCATTTGAATGGTTTAAAAAATCAGCAGAGCAAGGCTATGCGAAAGCACAGGTCAATCTGGGCTATCAGTATATGATGGGGCTGGGAACAGATAAAGATGTGGAAAAAGCCTTTTACTGGTATGACAAAGCCGCATCTCAAGGTGATGCCAAAGGGGAATACAGCATTGCGCTTTTATATACTGGCAAATACGGTATCACCGAAGATCAGACAGCGGCCACCTATTGGTTTTCAAAGGCGGCGGTCCAGGGGCATCGAAATGCTCAGGCCTATCTGGCTTATCAATATTTAAATGGTTTAGGAATCGATGCTGATCCCAGAAAAGCCGCTTACTGGTATCAGCTTGCGGCTGAGAAAGGGCATTCTCAGGCCCAATCAGAATTGGGACAGCTATTAATGAGTGGTACTGGTATCGATAAAGATTACCAGCAAGCTGCTTATTGGTTCACAAAAGCCGCAGCCCAGGGCAATGTAACCGCGCAAGGTAAATTAGGCTATTTGTATCTGGCAGGTTTGGGTGTAGGTCAGGACAACACCAAAGCTTATGCCTGGTTGAAGCTGGCATCGCTTAATAATAACGAACAGGCCAAGAAAGAATTAGCTCGACTAGAACCTCGTTTAACCTCAGAAGAAAAGCAATCTGGCGATCAGTTATATTATGTTCTGAAAAACACCAAGCCAGTTCCGGAAGGGCAAGAGGACGAATAA
- the gspK gene encoding type II secretion system minor pseudopilin GspK: MQKLPDSSMQVTQDKSSILSRGSALISALFIMTLVAIAATAMSSRLQLDIYHTRIAIQSDDLYLASQAVSFWAMGELNNKSRLFLSSDPNGKLMDFPAKMQGLYPNIRIQGGLYDLQGRFNLNNVADKRYNLLFFHLLKQVLPKLKRPQRLAIADAIFQWISPYQPGRGQDQFVSYYIKQKPPYYPSQQFMTSVTELRLIKGVDANTYQALEPYTISLPEITTINLNTASRPVLAALGNSLDPSQVDQIIEARGPKGFSDLKKITKLLRKFNIRAELITLESEFFLSIANVSSEDLNMVSYTIFKRQKNKDGKLTISLISESINSL; the protein is encoded by the coding sequence ATGCAAAAATTGCCTGATTCCTCAATGCAAGTGACACAAGATAAATCCTCTATCCTGAGTCGGGGAAGTGCGCTTATTTCGGCCTTGTTTATTATGACGCTGGTGGCAATTGCCGCTACTGCAATGAGCAGCCGGCTGCAATTGGATATCTACCATACCCGCATCGCCATTCAAAGTGATGATCTCTATTTAGCATCTCAGGCCGTATCATTTTGGGCAATGGGAGAGCTAAATAATAAATCCCGTTTGTTTTTGTCCTCTGATCCGAATGGTAAATTAATGGATTTTCCAGCGAAAATGCAGGGTCTCTATCCTAATATCCGCATTCAGGGCGGCCTTTATGATCTGCAAGGTCGGTTTAATCTGAATAATGTTGCCGATAAGCGCTACAACCTTCTTTTTTTTCATCTTCTCAAACAAGTCTTACCCAAGCTTAAGAGGCCGCAACGTCTAGCTATAGCCGATGCCATTTTTCAGTGGATTAGCCCCTATCAGCCGGGGCGTGGGCAGGATCAGTTTGTATCCTATTATATAAAGCAAAAACCGCCGTACTATCCAAGCCAGCAATTCATGACCAGCGTCACCGAATTGCGTCTGATAAAAGGGGTTGATGCAAACACTTATCAGGCTCTGGAGCCTTATACAATAAGTTTGCCGGAAATAACGACAATTAATCTGAATACCGCTTCGCGGCCAGTACTTGCAGCTCTTGGAAACAGCCTGGACCCCAGCCAGGTTGATCAGATTATCGAGGCGCGTGGTCCTAAAGGGTTTAGCGACCTGAAAAAAATCACAAAATTATTGCGAAAATTTAATATCCGAGCTGAACTGATTACCCTTGAAAGCGAGTTTTTTTTAAGCATTGCCAATGTCAGCAGTGAGGATTTAAATATGGTCAGTTACACCATCTTCAAACGTCAAAAGAATAAAGACGGCAAATTGACGATTAGCCTGATTAGCGAAAGCATTAACAGTTTGTGA
- the lspJ gene encoding GspJ family T2SS minor pseudopilin variant LspJ, with protein MRVNKGFTLIEILIALAVFAIMATLTSSAMYYAFNTRSRVTEQAERLVDLQMAIIMIERDTEQITSRPVRGNEMRLFPAFTGQPLYLEFTRGGLTNPYSVEKKSSLRRIAWLCKGDKLIRRSWDALDAVNRNNYHDKTLLENMKNCKFAYLDENLQVLPEWRESSVSSPGNTPTLPKAVQLKIELGDWGTATFLFILPEGLYAKIA; from the coding sequence ATGCGAGTTAATAAGGGATTCACGCTGATTGAAATTTTGATTGCTTTGGCTGTGTTTGCCATTATGGCCACCCTGACTTCTTCCGCAATGTATTACGCATTTAATACCCGAAGCCGCGTCACGGAACAGGCTGAACGTCTGGTTGATTTGCAAATGGCTATTATTATGATTGAACGGGATACCGAGCAAATAACCAGTCGTCCTGTCAGAGGAAATGAAATGCGTTTGTTCCCCGCGTTTACTGGCCAACCGCTATATCTTGAGTTTACTCGTGGAGGATTAACCAATCCTTACAGTGTTGAGAAGAAGAGCAGTTTGAGACGGATTGCCTGGCTGTGTAAAGGGGATAAGTTAATCAGACGAAGCTGGGATGCTCTTGATGCTGTCAATCGCAATAATTATCACGATAAAACCCTGCTGGAAAATATGAAAAACTGCAAATTTGCCTATCTCGACGAAAACCTGCAGGTTTTACCGGAGTGGCGCGAGTCCAGTGTCTCCAGCCCTGGAAATACACCGACCTTACCGAAAGCAGTCCAACTTAAAATTGAACTTGGCGATTGGGGAACTGCCACCTTTTTATTTATTCTGCCGGAAGGACTCTATGCAAAAATTGCCTGA
- the lspI gene encoding GspI family T2SS minor pseudopilin variant LspI produces MKLKVRKTTQAFTLIEVLLALAVIAIALTALVKATAQDVAHTQRLKEKMITQWISTQGAAMVQLGLLSVTTTQEVTQITTMFGQRWYWRVKLVQTPIKSLQQLIITTSKNQAGPFTDPVIAFRYRHAS; encoded by the coding sequence ATGAAATTAAAGGTCAGAAAAACAACTCAGGCTTTTACCTTAATAGAAGTTCTGCTTGCTCTTGCAGTTATTGCCATAGCATTAACTGCACTGGTGAAAGCAACCGCTCAGGATGTTGCTCATACTCAGCGCCTTAAAGAGAAAATGATTACGCAATGGATTAGCACTCAGGGAGCAGCAATGGTACAGCTGGGGTTATTATCAGTAACCACAACCCAGGAAGTTACACAGATTACCACGATGTTTGGCCAGCGCTGGTATTGGCGTGTCAAACTGGTCCAGACCCCCATTAAATCCTTGCAGCAATTAATTATCACTACCAGTAAAAATCAGGCAGGGCCGTTTACAGATCCGGTAATCGCATTCAGGTACCGTCATGCGAGTTAA
- the gspH gene encoding type II secretion system minor pseudopilin GspH produces MPNERGFTLIEILVVILIVGIAASVTLLAFGDFGASRRVQLSAEQFVNYIKLVQQRAILEMNTLGINVNKEGYGTYRFVEAKTWEPMPGKGLFHWQTFPKNILVTLKTTIKNNSKLPDIIINPTGNMSAFTLSFGTETNPEQLNVIGEHDGEVFIKSGKK; encoded by the coding sequence ATGCCAAATGAACGAGGATTTACATTAATTGAAATACTGGTGGTCATTTTAATTGTTGGAATTGCCGCCAGCGTTACACTTCTTGCTTTTGGTGATTTCGGAGCCAGTCGACGAGTTCAACTCAGTGCAGAGCAATTTGTAAACTATATCAAACTGGTTCAGCAGCGTGCCATTCTGGAAATGAATACCCTTGGAATTAATGTTAATAAGGAAGGATATGGCACCTACCGTTTTGTTGAGGCAAAAACCTGGGAGCCGATGCCGGGTAAAGGCCTTTTTCATTGGCAAACCTTCCCTAAGAATATTCTGGTCACGCTCAAAACCACTATTAAAAATAATTCTAAACTCCCTGATATTATTATCAATCCCACGGGGAATATGTCTGCTTTCACGCTCAGTTTTGGCACAGAAACCAACCCTGAACAGCTGAATGTTATTGGCGAGCATGATGGGGAAGTTTTCATTAAATCCGGAAAAAAATGA
- the lspG gene encoding GspG family T2SS major pseudopilin variant LspG, which yields MKFQKGFSLIEIMVVVVILGILASIVVPKIISRPDEARVVKAKQDVLAIQNALDLYKLDNGFYPSTDQGLLALVEKPTTSPTPRDWKQYLKSLPKDPWGRDYLYLNPGEHSDVDVFTLGAEGQPGGTGINAEIGNWDAK from the coding sequence ATGAAATTTCAAAAAGGGTTTTCTTTGATTGAAATTATGGTTGTAGTGGTTATTTTGGGTATTCTCGCCTCTATTGTGGTTCCCAAAATCATCAGCAGACCAGATGAAGCCCGTGTCGTTAAAGCAAAACAAGATGTTCTCGCCATACAAAACGCGCTCGATCTCTACAAGCTCGATAATGGGTTTTATCCCAGTACGGATCAGGGACTTTTAGCATTAGTTGAAAAACCAACAACCAGTCCAACACCTCGTGACTGGAAGCAATACCTAAAATCGCTGCCCAAAGATCCCTGGGGACGTGACTACCTTTATCTGAATCCGGGCGAGCACAGCGATGTGGATGTCTTTACCTTAGGTGCTGAAGGTCAGCCCGGCGGAACAGGAATCAATGCCGAGATTGGAAACTGGGATGCCAAATGA
- the lspF gene encoding GspF family T2SS innner membrane protein variant LspF — MAAYQYLALNKSGSNAKGVIEADSERQARQLLREKGLIPTQIKAVHKQQTHVKGRLSAQDLSLLTRQLATLLAAGIPVEESLQGVSEQTEKDKARELVIGVRAKVLEGYSLAQALGEFPNAFPELYRATVGAGEQTGRLDMVLEKLADYTENQQETRQKIQQALIYPSLMIIVSTAIISFLLAFVVPKIIEVFTSSGQTLPEMTKLLITFSDFIKHYGLYVVGSIILLIFGFRRSLRNIKIKTGWHKLLLRLPVISYLSRSVNVARYIHTFGILFAAGVSVLETMRVSASLITNLVMRQAFDVAATRVREGTSISHALKETGFLNPMAIHLIASGEKSGQIATMMERAASHMDAEVRRLIDTALTLLEPLVILMMGAVVLFIVLATLLPIFSMEQLVS; from the coding sequence ATGGCCGCCTATCAATATCTGGCATTAAATAAATCAGGCTCAAACGCCAAAGGAGTTATTGAGGCTGATTCTGAGCGTCAAGCCCGACAGCTTTTACGCGAAAAAGGTTTAATACCCACACAAATCAAAGCGGTACACAAACAGCAAACGCATGTTAAGGGGCGACTATCAGCGCAGGATTTGTCTTTGTTAACTCGCCAGTTAGCCACCCTGCTCGCCGCCGGAATCCCTGTTGAGGAATCTTTGCAGGGAGTCAGCGAGCAAACCGAAAAGGACAAGGCCAGAGAGTTAGTGATCGGTGTGCGGGCGAAAGTCCTCGAAGGGTATTCTCTGGCACAGGCCTTAGGCGAATTCCCTAACGCCTTCCCTGAATTATACAGAGCAACTGTAGGAGCTGGAGAACAAACTGGCCGCCTGGATATGGTGCTTGAGAAACTGGCAGACTATACTGAAAACCAGCAGGAAACCCGGCAAAAGATACAGCAGGCTTTGATCTATCCTTCGCTCATGATTATCGTTTCTACCGCAATCATCAGCTTCCTTTTAGCCTTCGTTGTTCCCAAAATTATTGAGGTATTCACCAGCAGCGGCCAAACGCTGCCCGAAATGACCAAACTGCTAATCACCTTTAGTGATTTCATCAAACATTATGGCCTTTATGTGGTGGGCTCCATCATCCTGTTAATTTTCGGATTCAGGCGCAGTCTGAGAAATATCAAAATTAAAACCGGGTGGCACAAACTGCTGCTACGATTACCAGTCATATCCTATTTGAGCCGCTCGGTCAACGTAGCACGCTATATCCACACATTCGGAATCCTTTTCGCCGCAGGCGTGAGCGTACTTGAAACCATGCGTGTTTCAGCAAGCCTCATTACCAATCTGGTCATGCGACAGGCATTTGATGTGGCAGCTACCCGCGTACGTGAAGGAACATCTATCAGCCATGCTTTGAAAGAAACCGGCTTTTTAAATCCGATGGCGATTCATCTAATCGCGAGTGGTGAAAAAAGTGGACAAATTGCTACTATGATGGAGCGCGCCGCATCCCATATGGATGCCGAGGTTCGCCGGCTCATTGATACAGCGCTCACCCTGCTTGAACCGCTGGTTATTTTAATGATGGGAGCTGTCGTTTTATTCATCGTTCTTGCTACTTTACTTCCTATATTTTCAATGGAGCAACTAGTGAGTTAG
- the glnA gene encoding type I glutamate--ammonia ligase produces the protein MSKKAVFDAIKEHEAKFVDLRFTDTIGKEQHISIPVSSIDDDFLENGKMIDGSSIKGWQKIHQSDLALVPDCSNILLDPFYQDNTLIIRCNVVDPLTMMGYDRDPRSLATRAELYLKSTGIADTAYFGPEPEFFLFDDVRWKTSINGAFYSIDSDEAHWNSDKVFEGGNIGHRPSVKGGYFPVPPVDSSQDIRSAICLTLESLGIPVEAHHHEVATGNQCEVATRYDTLVHKADQMQTLKYVIQNVAHNYGKTATFMPKPLVGDNGNGMHCHQSLAKDGVNLFTGDKYAGLSETALYYIGGIIKHARALNAFTNPATNSYKRLVPGFEAPVLLAYSARNRSAAIRIPHVSNPKGRRIEVRFPDPTANPYLAFSAMMMAGLDGIQNKIHPGQPMDKDLYDLPPEELVDVPTVCASLEDAIRHLRSDQEFLLQGDVFSKDFIESYIALREAEIAQVRSLVHPFEFELYYSL, from the coding sequence ATGAGTAAGAAAGCAGTGTTTGATGCAATTAAGGAACATGAAGCAAAATTTGTTGATCTGCGCTTTACAGATACAATCGGGAAAGAGCAGCACATCAGTATCCCTGTTTCTTCAATTGATGATGATTTTCTGGAAAATGGGAAAATGATTGATGGCTCCTCCATTAAAGGATGGCAGAAAATACATCAGTCTGATTTGGCTTTGGTACCTGATTGCAGCAACATTTTACTTGATCCTTTCTATCAGGATAACACTTTAATTATTCGCTGTAATGTGGTTGATCCCCTGACGATGATGGGATATGACCGCGATCCTCGCTCTTTGGCGACGCGAGCCGAACTGTATTTGAAATCCACGGGAATTGCCGATACTGCCTATTTTGGCCCCGAACCCGAATTTTTCCTTTTTGATGACGTGCGTTGGAAAACCAGTATCAACGGCGCTTTTTATTCCATTGATTCTGATGAGGCCCATTGGAACTCGGACAAAGTGTTTGAAGGCGGAAACATTGGCCACAGACCCTCAGTTAAAGGCGGTTATTTTCCTGTTCCTCCTGTGGACTCTTCCCAGGATATCCGCTCGGCCATTTGTCTTACCCTTGAGTCGCTGGGTATTCCCGTTGAAGCGCACCATCATGAGGTGGCCACTGGAAACCAGTGCGAAGTCGCAACGCGTTATGACACTCTGGTTCACAAAGCGGATCAGATGCAAACTCTGAAGTATGTAATCCAGAATGTAGCCCATAACTATGGCAAGACTGCAACCTTTATGCCCAAGCCTCTGGTAGGTGATAATGGCAATGGTATGCACTGCCACCAGTCTTTGGCCAAAGATGGTGTAAATCTCTTTACCGGAGATAAGTATGCGGGTTTGTCTGAAACCGCCTTGTATTATATCGGCGGTATAATCAAGCATGCCCGCGCGCTTAACGCGTTTACCAATCCGGCTACTAACAGTTATAAGCGGCTGGTTCCCGGTTTTGAAGCTCCCGTATTATTAGCTTATTCAGCGAGAAATCGCTCGGCAGCTATTCGTATACCTCATGTCAGCAATCCAAAAGGGCGTCGTATTGAAGTGCGCTTCCCGGATCCCACGGCTAACCCCTATCTTGCTTTCTCTGCAATGATGATGGCGGGTCTCGATGGTATTCAGAATAAAATACATCCAGGGCAACCAATGGATAAAGATTTATATGACTTGCCTCCGGAAGAGCTGGTTGATGTGCCCACAGTATGCGCATCTCTTGAAGATGCAATTCGTCATCTGAGATCAGACCAGGAGTTCTTGTTGCAAGGTGATGTATTTAGTAAGGACTTTATTGAAAGCTATATCGCCTTGAGGGAAGCTGAGATAGCCCAGGTCAGAAGTCTTGTGCATCCATTTGAGTTCGAGCTTTACTATAGTCTCTAA
- a CDS encoding DUF4124 domain-containing protein, with protein MRKCGVILCSSLIFLTTSAVHADIYKWTDSNGNVHFSDKPHPGAEKIELPEAQTFGPANNQPAETENQPVSDEKENEEEEQSYSYLAVTQPQNEATIRNNQGYIPIIVDIKPELKKGNLLQIIYDGEPLGDPQATTIFALNDVKRGSHTIAVQAVDAEGNVLYTSEPITIYMHRPRVGMVKHPIK; from the coding sequence ATGCGGAAATGCGGCGTGATATTATGCTCATCTTTAATATTCTTAACGACAAGTGCTGTTCATGCGGATATTTATAAATGGACAGACAGTAATGGTAATGTTCATTTCAGTGATAAACCGCATCCTGGTGCTGAAAAAATAGAACTTCCGGAAGCCCAGACCTTCGGTCCTGCCAACAACCAGCCTGCCGAAACAGAAAATCAGCCCGTAAGCGATGAAAAAGAAAATGAAGAGGAGGAACAAAGCTACAGTTATCTGGCAGTAACTCAACCTCAGAATGAAGCAACAATTCGGAATAACCAAGGCTATATACCCATTATTGTGGATATCAAACCAGAGCTTAAAAAGGGGAATTTATTGCAGATTATTTATGATGGCGAGCCATTAGGCGATCCGCAGGCCACGACAATTTTTGCATTAAACGATGTGAAGCGAGGTAGTCATACTATTGCTGTTCAGGCTGTAGATGCGGAAGGGAATGTACTTTACACCAGCGAGCCGATCACTATCTACATGCATCGTCCACGGGTTGGAATGGTTAAGCATCCAATTAAATAA
- the htpG gene encoding molecular chaperone HtpG has protein sequence MASKQQTMGFQTEVKQMLNIVIHSLYSNKEIFLRELISNASDALDKLRFLALSDASLYEGDSDLKITIDCNEKLKTITIKDNGIGMSWDEAVSNLGTIAKSGTKEFLSQLTGEKAKDSHLIGQFGVGFYSAFIVADKVTVKSRRAGLSAEEGIVWESTGDGEFTIAQENKAHHGTEITLHLKEDDLEFASDWRIRSIITKYSDHICWPIVMKKAEDENKESSDFETVNKATALWTLQKSEISEDEYKTLYKHISHDFQEPLIWSHNHVEGKNNYISLLYIPSHAPYDLWQQETKHGLKLYVKRVFILDDAAQFLPRYLRFVKGIIDASDLPLNISREILQDNKQVDSIRAACAKRILGMLEKLAEQEPEKYQKFWNEFGQVLKEGPIEDFVNREAIAKLLRFTSTHTNSEKQDVTLADYVSRMKEGQDKIYYITASSYNAAKHSPHLEIFRKKGIEVLLLSDRIDEWLVGYLSEFDGKKLQSISKGKIDLDVEETNSEEAKKEEESLNPMLKQIKDILGDKVKEVVLTHRLTDSPACIVADEQDMGLEMQRILQAAGQQVPESKPVFEINPQHALIKRLHGIEDDSQFGEWVTVLFEQAVLAEGGQLDNPADFVSRVNKLLLSA, from the coding sequence ATGGCGAGCAAGCAGCAGACAATGGGGTTTCAAACCGAAGTGAAGCAAATGCTGAATATAGTGATTCATTCATTATATTCAAACAAGGAAATCTTTCTGCGGGAATTAATTTCCAATGCGTCGGATGCGCTGGATAAATTACGATTCCTGGCATTATCTGATGCTTCTCTGTATGAAGGGGATTCAGATCTCAAGATTACTATTGATTGTAATGAAAAATTAAAAACCATTACAATTAAAGATAATGGAATTGGCATGAGCTGGGATGAAGCGGTCAGTAATCTGGGTACGATTGCCAAGTCTGGAACCAAGGAGTTCTTAAGTCAATTAACAGGTGAAAAAGCGAAGGATTCTCATCTGATTGGTCAGTTCGGGGTTGGCTTTTATTCTGCATTTATTGTTGCGGACAAAGTTACTGTAAAAAGCCGTCGTGCTGGTTTATCTGCAGAAGAGGGAATTGTTTGGGAATCCACCGGTGATGGGGAATTTACAATTGCCCAGGAAAACAAAGCGCATCACGGTACTGAAATTACACTTCATCTTAAAGAGGACGATTTGGAATTCGCGAGTGATTGGCGTATTCGCAGTATTATTACTAAATATTCAGATCACATTTGCTGGCCTATCGTAATGAAAAAAGCAGAGGACGAGAATAAAGAATCCTCTGACTTTGAAACGGTTAATAAAGCAACAGCTTTATGGACCTTGCAAAAATCTGAAATCAGCGAAGACGAGTATAAAACACTCTACAAGCATATTTCTCATGATTTTCAGGAGCCTTTGATTTGGTCTCACAATCATGTGGAAGGAAAAAATAATTATATCAGCTTGCTCTATATTCCTTCACATGCCCCTTATGATTTGTGGCAACAGGAAACCAAGCATGGTTTAAAGTTATATGTTAAGCGGGTGTTTATTTTAGATGACGCAGCACAATTTTTACCCCGATATCTGCGTTTTGTTAAAGGGATTATTGATGCCAGTGATTTACCTTTAAATATTTCCAGGGAAATTCTTCAAGATAACAAGCAGGTTGATTCGATTCGTGCTGCTTGCGCTAAACGAATATTAGGCATGCTTGAAAAACTGGCAGAACAGGAACCGGAAAAATATCAAAAATTCTGGAATGAGTTTGGGCAGGTGTTAAAAGAAGGACCTATTGAAGATTTCGTAAATCGGGAAGCAATTGCCAAACTTTTACGCTTCACCAGTACGCATACCAATTCTGAAAAACAAGATGTAACGCTGGCCGATTATGTTTCACGCATGAAAGAAGGACAGGATAAAATTTATTATATCACTGCGTCCAGCTACAACGCTGCAAAACACAGCCCTCATCTTGAAATATTCAGAAAGAAGGGTATTGAAGTATTACTCCTCAGTGATCGAATTGATGAATGGCTGGTTGGTTATCTTAGTGAGTTTGATGGTAAGAAACTTCAATCAATAAGCAAGGGTAAAATTGATCTGGATGTTGAAGAAACTAATTCGGAAGAAGCCAAAAAAGAAGAAGAGTCTTTAAATCCAATGCTTAAACAAATCAAGGATATTCTTGGCGATAAAGTTAAAGAGGTTGTTCTCACGCATCGTTTAACTGACTCACCTGCATGTATTGTTGCTGACGAACAAGATATGGGATTGGAAATGCAAAGAATTCTGCAAGCTGCTGGACAGCAGGTTCCTGAATCAAAGCCAGTATTTGAAATTAATCCTCAGCATGCACTGATTAAGCGTTTACATGGTATTGAGGATGATTCGCAATTTGGCGAATGGGTCACGGTTCTCTTTGAACAGGCAGTACTGGCAGAAGGTGGGCAATTGGATAATCCCGCTGATTTTGTGAGCCGTGTCAATAAATTGCTTTTATCTGCGTAA
- a CDS encoding helix-turn-helix domain-containing protein — protein sequence MNVIDTQHSSQTTRQEQGLQDLVYSLVTRFLAENKNKSITDLYDMILSEVEPPLLKAVMEKRRGNQLQAAKMLGISRGTIRKKLQRYFGTKYFRLTDE from the coding sequence ATGAATGTCATTGATACACAACACTCTTCTCAAACTACAAGACAAGAGCAAGGTCTACAGGATTTGGTTTACAGCCTTGTAACTCGTTTTCTGGCTGAAAATAAAAACAAATCCATAACTGATCTCTATGACATGATTCTTTCTGAAGTAGAACCACCTCTTTTAAAAGCAGTAATGGAAAAACGCCGGGGCAATCAGCTCCAAGCTGCAAAAATGCTGGGAATAAGTCGTGGTACAATCAGAAAAAAATTACAGCGTTATTTCGGTACAAAATATTTTCGTTTAACTGACGAATAA